The genomic segment ACACTTCTCATCTCTTTAAATGGTGAGTTTTTATGGATGACAGTCATAAAATAGGGCTTGTTTTTGCTTTAACTGGACTTATAGCAGGTGTAATCTCGGGGATGTCCACACTACCTGGTTATGCGAGTATTATCATAGCTTTTGTTATATTCTATGCTTCACAGTACCTCGTTAAGGTCATTGGCGTTGATATGACAAAATATGGCACCGCAGGTAGCATCTTAAAATCAGGAATTTTTTCATTTCTCGGAAGCTGGCTAATGTTTTGGATAATCTTATTTAATGCTTAAAATTTATTATTTTTTTTCAGGTGAAATCTTTGAGAATTGCGGTAATAGATTATGATAAATGCCAACCAAAAAAGTGTAATTTATTGTGTCTTAATTATTGTCCTGGGCCTAGAATGAACGAAGAGACTATTATAGTCGATGAAGTAACAAAAAAACCCATTATCTCTGAGGTCTTGTGCACTGGGTGTGGCATATGCATTCATAAATGCCCTTACAAAGCAATTTCCATAGTAAATTTGCCTGAAGAACTTTCTCAGCCAATACATCAGTATGGCCCAAATACCTTTAGGCTTTATCGATTGCCAATCCCAAAAGAAGGAAAGGTATTGGGTCTTATAGGCCAAAACGGAGTTGGCAAGACAACAGCAATTAGGATTCTTTCAGGAGAGCTTTACCCAAATATGGGAGATTATGCCTCAAAAGAGATGAAAAATCTAACCTCTTACTTTAGAGGAACAGAGCTCCAGGGGTATTTTGAAAAAATTGAGGCCAAAAATATTAAGAGCTCACTAAAACCCCAATATGTGGACAAACTTTCTCAAGTTGTAAAAGGAAATACGGGGGAGCTCCTTGAAAAGGTTGATGAAAGAGGGATTTCAAAAGAGCTTATCCAAGAACTCGGTTTAAACGATGCCTTAGACAAGGATATTTCTGTGCTGAGCGGGGGAGAATTGCAAAGGGTTGCTGTAATTGCTTCAATGTCCAAAGACGCTGACATTTATTTTTTAGATGAGCCAACATCCTATCTTGATATAAAGCAAAGGTTAAATGTTGCCAAATCAATAAGAAATCTCGCAGAACAAAAAACTGTTGTCGTAATTGAGCACGACCTTGCAATTTTAGACTATTTGAGCGATAATATTCACATCCTTTATGGGCAACCGGGGGTATACGGAATTGTTTCAACGCCACTTGGGGTAAGAGTTGGAATCAACATGTACCTCGATGGCTACATAAAAGAAGACAACGTTAGATTTAGAGAAGAATCAATTAAGTTTTATCAAAAGGAAGAAAAATCTCTAAAATCAAAGAAGGTGCTTTTAGAGTATCCGTCATTTGAAAAGAATTATGAAAGCTTTTCACTTAAAACTGAAGGTGGAATCCTCCACAAGGGTGAAGTAATTGGTATTGTTGGGCCAAACGCCACAGGTAAGAGTACATTTATCAAAATACTTGCTGGAGTATTAGAGCCTGACAATGACAATAAATTTGAAACAGAACTTAAAGTGTCATATAAGCCTCAATATATTAAAAGAGAGTATGAGGGCACCGTAAGGAATTTGCTATCGGAAGTTGCTAAGGAGAAATTTCACACAAATATCTACAAAGCTGAAATACTAAGGCCTCTTGATATAGATCCTATTATAGATAACTCAATTTCAGAACTTTCTGGCGGGGAATTACAGAGGGTGGCAATAGCTACGTGCCTATCTCAGGATGCAGACTTGTATTTATTTGATGAGCCTTCAGCATACCTTGATATTGAGCAGAGACTTAACTTTTCAAAGGTATTGAGAAGATTTATAGGCGATAAAGGATTAATGGCGGTTATAGTTGAACATGACTTAGTTTCTTTAGACTACACTTCAGATAAAGCAATTGTATTTTCTGGAAGGCCAAGTGTGTCCGGAATAGCCTCTTCACCACTTTCTCTTCGTGATGGAATGAATAGGTTTTTGAAAGAGATTGGAATAACATTCAGAAGAGAACCTGGATCTGGAAGACCACGATCAAATAAACTTGACTCCCAAAAAGACAGAGAGCAGAAGTCATCTGGCGAGTATTACTACTTCAAAGAATAAAATCAAAGCAGTTCTACTGTTCCCAGGTCACCATCGACTTTGACTTTTTTCCCTTCTTGAATACTCTCAATGTCTATCCTATCAACCATTGGAACGTCTGAGATTATTGCACCAACTGACACTATTGTTTCTGCTTCTCTGTTTATTATGGCTAGGGGTGCAACACCATTCTTTTTCAACTGGTAGATAACATAGGATCCGACAGTTGAACCCTTTCCCATTGGAAAGACAAATATTTTATCCTTTATACTCTTACCACAGGCATTGGAATTTTTGTCCATTATGACTCCAGTGTTTGGGTCAACCCCTCCAAGAAAAGAAATTGGCGAGGTACTCTTCAATACCTCACCTTCTGCTAAACCTTTGGATATCTTTCTTCCACTCAAGATCATTTGATTATCCTTCTAGTGATTCAAGTTTATTAAGTATTGAAACAATCTCCTCAGTAAGATTCTTGTATTCTTCGGAACCTGGTTGTAAAGATTCTCTTTGGATATATATCTTAATCAAGGATGCAACTAGGTCTTCCTTTTCTCCCGTCGGGGTAACTACAGGCTTTTCATCAGTTGGTTTTGTGGGTGTCACGGGGGTCACAGTTATTTTTGAGAAGAGATCCTTCAACGCATCATCAACAGTTTGGCCTCTACCAAATGTCATTGACCTTGGGTCTATTGCAACGATGTCCCAAAGATTGACAGATTCTGCCCTTTGAACATATACCGAAAGAAGATATAATGGAACTGTCTTTTCCTTGTAAGTAAAGGGATAAAGTATCATGTTTCCCTGTCTTTTAGTTTCAGCCAAAAGCCTGAACTCCTCTTGATACTGACTGTTCAAAAATTCCTGTGTAATTCTCTTGCCTGTAATTTTTTCTGCCGAGATGTCAATAGCATAGAATTTTGCTTCTGAATTTTCGTCATCAAGGTATCCATACATAAGGGATGTAAGTTCTCTTGATTCAGCTCTTCTCAAGATCATTTGTAAAAATGCCGCATATTCATAATTTTCAGTTTTTGGATTTTTGGCAATGATGTTGTATATGAAATCTGTATATCTCCCGACGTTGTCCCCTAAATCAAACTCGTAGAAATTTGTCGCCTCGATATACTCTTTTGGATCTGTTATGTGGTAAGTTGTGTAGGCATCAGAAACGTAGTGGAAATAGTCATCAGGTGCCCTTAACTGGGATCTAACTTCAGCAGGGATTTCACTGCCGTCTTTAATCCATGGGTATATTTCTAGATATATATCCTTAAAGACGTCATTAGGCCCAACATAATAGGTTAATACCTCCCCAGTTTGCATATTTGTAAGGACTCTGGCTACGTTTCTCTTGTAATCAAGATTTATATAGGGCATGTAAGTTCCTGCATCAAGCCTTAAATTGTAATCTGTTAAAAAGTAAGGTTCATTATTGTACAATACTATGTAACTATCTAGATCCCTTTCAAACTCTTCTGGGAGATAAATTGAATTTCTCTCGTCTAAAGACCTGTATGGAACATAATCAAGCGATGCGTACTCTGACCAGACGCCGTAACCTTCAAGCCTAAACAAAGTTAATCCACTAATGTTTATTGTATCGACATTTAGGGTTTGAAGATTGTCTCCAAGGTTTGTCGCCCTGTCCTCCGCCAAGTACATGTTTGTTGAATAGGAATTTGTAGTTACAGTTTCTACCTCAAGCCCGTCTGAATATACATAATCAAGCTGTCCTTCTCCAAAATAAATCTTAGAAGGTATATTTGTTATTTCTCTAGTGTTTGAGTCCATGATGATTATATCATCTGTTCCAACATAGAATAAGTTCCTATTGTAGAAGTTATCTGTGACAGGCGTTTCTGGTTTTATTGTCTTGTAGGTGGCCCAATAAATCTTCTTTTCTTCTGGATCGAGGAATAAATCAGTATCAGATATAAGATAATACCTGGGGCCAAGCTGTGGTCTTGCAAGTACATATGCTGTAACATAGTCCCAAACTCTGGCTCTATCTATCAGGTAACGATTTTCGTTTAGGAAGTCCTGCACCACCATATTCTTAATTTCTGTCTGGGGCAAGATGTCCACGCTTATTCTCTCAACATTTTCAACATAGGAGACCCATCTGTTTGCGTTGATTTCTCTCTGGATGTAAGGGGTGTTTAGTAGAGGATTTCCTGCAACACTTCTACTTAGCAAGAATCCCTTTACTCCAGCGGCAGCTGTCGGTGAAACTATTAAAAGTATTACCAAAATTGCTATAATCCCGCGTTTACTAAAGAATCTTTTCTTGTAATCTTCAACGTTTGCTTCAGTGAGTTTCATATCTGCTATGCTCTTTAATGTGGGCATAAAGACTAGTGCCGCCACAAGTAATGCGGCCTTGACAATCCCGGGCATGAACAATGCTACTAGGGATATCCCGCTCATTATTCCAAGTTCTGTTCTATCCCTTGAAACTACAAGATTCATTAATCCAATGCCTACAAGAATCAAGGATTCAATAACCCAACCAATCTGTAGGAAATCAAGTATTCCAAACTTGACATAATCTGGATTATAGATATAGAATGTGAATACGTTACTGAAAAAGAGAAGTGCTGAGAATGCAACTAGGGCGAGAAATAAGATTACTGCAGTTACGGTCATATGTGTTTTTTCTAAAACAATTTCTTTTGGCTCTTCTCTTACTGTCCCATCCTCAAAAACTCTGCCCAATCTCCTAGCCCTTTCGAAGAATAGATTTGCGATGTAGGGAAGTGCCACTACCAAGGTCAAAAGGAAAAGAATGCCTTTCCCTATATTGATCAGATTGAGATAGAGGTAGCTTTGATAGAAGCTGTCTGTGTTATATATAAAATCCATGATAAGTGGTCTTGTAATTTCAGGAAGCTGCTGTAAATAAAGGGCGTATCTCAGATATAGAACAGGGACTGGCATGAAAATAAAAATCAAAAAGAATATTAGGAGATAGATAAGCTTTCCAGCAGTATTCTTTCCAACTTCCTGTTTTATTAAGTTTCTTAGTGGCGTCACAAAGAACATTATCAAAAATATGATTAGGGCCAAAACTAAACTCCAGACAACGCCTATAGCATAAAGAGAGAGCTTTACCATAAACTGCTCATAAAACAATGTGTAGAGAACTTTCAAGTTAAAGTAGAGTGGAATTCCAAAGAAGTATCCAATTACTAGAGCAAAAACAATGAAATATAATAATCCTTTAGGGTTAAATCCCTTTCCATTTTTTTTAGATTCTTTCTTCATAATCTTCTATATGGATTAATCCTTTAAATAATTTACCCGGTTAAATGGTAAATCATTTAACCAAAGATATTAATACTACTTTAACTATCTCTTGCTTGGGGATTAAATGAGCATTAAAGATTTAGTTATTAAAGAAATAGAAAAAACTCCAGAACCAATACTCGAAGAAGTATTTGATTTTATAGTTTTTTTAAAAAATAAATCAAATATTGTTCCAGAAACTGCAATTCTTAGTGAGTCTTCATTGAAAAAAGATTGGCTAAAACCTGAGGAGGATGACGCTTGGGCATATTTGTGAAAGGCGATGTTGTAGTAGTGCCCTTTCCATTCTCTGATTTGACACAATCAAAAGGAGGCCTGCTTTAGTTTTGGCATCGCCACCAGGTGACGATATTATTTTATGTCAGATTACTAGCCAAAAAGTAAAGGATAATTTTGCTATTTTGTTATCTTCTAGTGATTTTAATGATGGCGAAATAAATCAAGGGAGTAATATAAGACCAAATAGAATATTTACGGCCGATGAAAAAATCGTCCTTTACAAAGTGGGTAAGATAAAAAGTGAAAAAATTAACGAAGTAATAAGGATAATAATGGAATTATTATCGGCTAACGAATAATTTGTTCAATCAAGATTTGTAAATATTTATCTTAAAGACACATCCCCAGAATAAACCTTAATCTCTTTTTCCTTTGTCTGTAATATCAATGCACCGTTCTCATCAATATCTTTCGCCAAACCTTCAAAAGATTCATTTATCCCAATTATCTTAACATTTTTACCGAGCGTATCTGAATTATCTTTCCATCTTCCAATTATCAAATCAATTTTGCCATTTAGATATTCTTGATAAATTGAGTCATAATGCTCTAAAAAGGATTTCAAGAATAGTTTAATGGAAACCTCTTCTTTCATTTCTATTTTTAGTGAAGTTCCGTTTTCTGGGAGAATCTCTTTTTCTGTATTTAGATTTATCCCAACCCCAACAACGATATAATTTATCTTTTCCATATCGGCTGAAAGCTCTGTTAGTATGCCTGATATCTTTTTGCCTGAAATTAAAACATCATTAGGCCATTTTATCTTTGCATTAAGATTTTTATTCATAGAATTTAATGTTTCAACAAGGGCCAATGAAGATACTAAAGTCAATTGAGATGCTTTTTCAGGTGAAACATTTGGCTTAAGAATAAATGATACATAAATTCCCCCCTTAGGCGAATACCATCCTCTTCCCCTTCTGCCACGGCCCGATGTCTGCATCTCTGATATTACAACTGTTCCTTCGTTTTCTTCCAACGCTATCTGCTTTGCCTTGTTATTGGTCGAATCTACTTCTTCAAAGAATAGGATTTTTTTCCCAATAATCTTTGTATCAAGCAATCTTTCTAGTTCAAATTTTATTTGTTTTTCAGGGGATTTGATAAGCTTATATCCTTCGTTGGTCTTTGACTCTATTTCATAGCCAAGTTCTCTAAGCTTTTTGATATGCTTCCATATAGCTGCCCTTGAAATCCCAATCTCTTTAGATATTTCTTCTCCAGAAACATAACTGCCTTTTTTCTCAAGGATTTCAAGTATCTTTGACTTCATTCTTTCACCTGAGAAAAATTAAAGTAAATTTCTGCGCCGGTATTTAATTTTATGCTTAATCTGTGATCTCCCTGAATGCTATATTCAATTTCTTTTTGGATAAGTCTTTTTTCATTTGTTTTTACAAATTCATTTCCTTCCAAGATTTTATCTCCATCAATATAAACAATGTAAGAATAATTTTTGTCTACACCTTCAAGATTTTCTATAGTGAAATCAAAATAGATGAGTCCATTTGTTTTTTTAGTATAGTTATACAAAAGTATTGATTTATTATTAATCAAGTTAACGGTGTATCCTTTTCCCTTGACAAAAAAAGTATCTCCCGGATAATATGAATTTAGGCCATCAAGAGTAACTGCACCGTTTTTTATTTTTAATTTGGCACCTTCAAGATTTGAAGTATTGTTATCATTTTCTAGTATTGTAGTGTTGAAGTAAAGCCTTGTGAAACGCTCTTCAGAAATTTTGACCTCGCTAAAAGACAGAAGAACAAACGCAGAAACGAAGATGAAGGAAAAGGCTAATGCATAGAGGACATACCTATCATTCACTTATCTCAAACCCGTCTTCCTTTGATTTAATACGATTTTCATCCACCAGATCTTTTATGGCAAGTTCAACATCAAGCTCATCAATACTCAAAACATTTGATATCTCTGACTTTGATATTTTAGGATCGGTCTTTAATAGCTCATAGACACTTTCCTTTATCTCTTCTTCATCAACGTCTTCGTAAAATGACATGTCGCCTTTCTCTTTTCCAGTTTCGTTAGTTAGTGCTTCTTCAGAGACCTCTTCCATAAGCTCTTCTATCTCTGTCTCTTGAAGTGCTTCTTCAACTTCAGAGATATTTACTTCTTCAGTCACTGCTTCGTACGTCTCTTCTTTTTGATAAAGGACAGGTTCTGGAGAAGAATAAGTATCTATTTTATCAGTATATTCAAATGACAAGCCCCTTTCCATAAGCTCTTTTATTCTTTTGGAAAGTTCGAGTTCTCTATAAAGCCAGTAGTTTGGTGTGGCGGATATTATAATATCTGGCACAAGATAAATTTCATCTTGAAATTCTCCCACCCTTCCGATTATGTCAACAATCTCGCCTCTCTTGAATTTATCAAGAAGCTCGATTTTGTCTGACCATGCTTTTAATCTTGCGGTGGCAGTTCCATCGTCAATTGTGAAAGAACCATAGGTATTCTCATTGTTTCTATAGGAATCTATTATAGTGCCTATTATCCTAGCTTCTTTTGATTCCCCAAAAGGAGTGGAAAGTAAAACTCCTCCCATCTCGTCTTTTTTTAACTTACCATTGACAAGGTCAATAATCCTCATCTTGTAGGCTATCATTCAATGCTTTTTAACTTGAAAGATATATAAGAGTTTCTTTAGATTATATCTCAAGAAATGTTTCAATATATAGATCAAGCGCTCTTTCTACATCTTTCCCAATTATCATCGTCAAAGGTCTGAAGTCTCCTCTATCGGCCTTTTCCAATGCAGAGTAATATGCCCTTCTTTCTTCTTTTCTCAGTATGGCCGGAGGAAATCCCCCCCTCATTAGTCTTAAATTCATAAGAAGTCGTGCCAGTCTTCCATTTCCATCAATAAATGGATGTATTCTCACAGTATCATAGTGTATTTTAACTGAGGAATAAATTGCATCAATCCCTTTGTCCTGATTGTTTAGCTCTTCATATACTCTTTTCATTAATATTGGAACATCTCTCCACTTTGGAAGTTTTAACTCTGAGCCCTGTATAAATACGTTTGAACGCCTGTAAAATCCGGCGTTTTGTGGATTTATTTTATCAAGAATTACGGCATGAAGATTTAGGACATCTATTTCCGTTATATTTTCTCTTTTATCAGCTATTTTTTCTATTAATTCGATAGCCTCTCTATGATTTGTTGCTTCAAGGTGTTCTTCTAGTGATTTACCGCTTATAGTAATTCCTTTTCTTATCACAAGCCACGTTTCGCGCAGTGTCAGCCTGTTCCCTTCTATTGCATTTGAATGGTAGCTCATATCAATTTCAAACTTGTCTTTTATAGTATTTAGAACATCTTCGGATAGAGGTCTTAGATTGCTTAGCGTCTTGAATTTATTTTCTAGCCTCTCTTTAAGATCGTTATCTAGCCAATTGTTATAATCAATTTGAAGGGCGATATTCTCTGATTTTATATACTCTTCAGCCTCTTTAAGAGATGGGAAGTATTTCAAGACTTTTTGTATGACTTTGTTGCCTTCTCTTTTACTTTCGACTAACTCGTAATAGTAACTGTTGCCTTTACTCTTTTTTCTGATAAAAGCCATAATAAATGTAGTGCCTACTAATATTTAAAATTAACTGCTTTTATTACCTGCTACAAAATATATAAGAGTTTCTTTAAATTTAGTTAGAAAAGAAATAATAATTAAAAAATAAATAAATTATTTATTTATGAGTCTGTGTATGTGTGTACTACGACTCCTGTTGGTAAGTTTGTACCTTCTCCAATGTCATAACCGATTGTGAAAGTTCTTGTAGTTCCTCTTGCAGGCTTTGTAGTTCCACCAAGTGTATATTCGAAAGTTGCTGTGTTACCAGTTACAATTTTATTGTCGGCAGTGATACTCCTGTCTTGCCCATTGCTAGCTTTTATCGAAGTGACACTAACATTTGCATTCGATGCATTTCTAAGTGATATGTAGTATGTTAATTCATCGTTAGCTATATTTGCTACCTGTAATTCTGCCCCAAGCGCACCACTTGCAGCTTCCTGAACTGATCCCTGTGACTGCGTCTGGAAAGATCTAAACCAAATAAAGTATGCTCCAACGGCTGCAACAGCAACTGCGACTAATAGCATAGTTGCAATAACTGGTGATACAGCCTTTCTGTGTTTCCTAAAAAATTTCATCATTTTTTCATCCTCCATTTTTACATGGACAATAATGAATAGCTTTGAATTGTTTTTAAGTGTTTCGGTAATTCATGTATAATTCGCAATAATAAAATATATAAATAATTTAATTCCAATATTAACAAAATAAATTGCGATAAATTTAAATAGTATGGAATTTAATTCATTATTATGAAAGATATTGATCAAAAGATTATAGATGTCATGAAAGAAAATGCGAGAATCTCAATAACTGACATCTCAAAAATCACTAATATCCCTGACACCACTATTCATTTCCGCTTAAAAAAGCTGAAAAACGTCCTAAATTACAGGTTAACCCTAAATCACAAAAAACTTGGTGAAACTTACTATATGATTGAAATAATCCCGGAAACTTATGCAATCGACTCAATTACAATAAAAAAGGCGGAAGATTTATTCGAAAGATTGAGAAAAATGGAAGGAATATTGTTCGCTGTCAAACTCAAGGATTCTTTTATGCAGATAGGA from the Methanofastidiosum sp. genome contains:
- a CDS encoding ribosome biogenesis/translation initiation ATPase RLI; translated protein: MRIAVIDYDKCQPKKCNLLCLNYCPGPRMNEETIIVDEVTKKPIISEVLCTGCGICIHKCPYKAISIVNLPEELSQPIHQYGPNTFRLYRLPIPKEGKVLGLIGQNGVGKTTAIRILSGELYPNMGDYASKEMKNLTSYFRGTELQGYFEKIEAKNIKSSLKPQYVDKLSQVVKGNTGELLEKVDERGISKELIQELGLNDALDKDISVLSGGELQRVAVIASMSKDADIYFLDEPTSYLDIKQRLNVAKSIRNLAEQKTVVVIEHDLAILDYLSDNIHILYGQPGVYGIVSTPLGVRVGINMYLDGYIKEDNVRFREESIKFYQKEEKSLKSKKVLLEYPSFEKNYESFSLKTEGGILHKGEVIGIVGPNATGKSTFIKILAGVLEPDNDNKFETELKVSYKPQYIKREYEGTVRNLLSEVAKEKFHTNIYKAEILRPLDIDPIIDNSISELSGGELQRVAIATCLSQDADLYLFDEPSAYLDIEQRLNFSKVLRRFIGDKGLMAVIVEHDLVSLDYTSDKAIVFSGRPSVSGIASSPLSLRDGMNRFLKEIGITFRREPGSGRPRSNKLDSQKDREQKSSGEYYYFKE
- a CDS encoding DUF126 domain-containing protein, whose amino-acid sequence is MILSGRKISKGLAEGEVLKSTSPISFLGGVDPNTGVIMDKNSNACGKSIKDKIFVFPMGKGSTVGSYVIYQLKKNGVAPLAIINREAETIVSVGAIISDVPMVDRIDIESIQEGKKVKVDGDLGTVELL
- a CDS encoding UPF0182 family protein; amino-acid sequence: MKKESKKNGKGFNPKGLLYFIVFALVIGYFFGIPLYFNLKVLYTLFYEQFMVKLSLYAIGVVWSLVLALIIFLIMFFVTPLRNLIKQEVGKNTAGKLIYLLIFFLIFIFMPVPVLYLRYALYLQQLPEITRPLIMDFIYNTDSFYQSYLYLNLINIGKGILFLLTLVVALPYIANLFFERARRLGRVFEDGTVREEPKEIVLEKTHMTVTAVILFLALVAFSALLFFSNVFTFYIYNPDYVKFGILDFLQIGWVIESLILVGIGLMNLVVSRDRTELGIMSGISLVALFMPGIVKAALLVAALVFMPTLKSIADMKLTEANVEDYKKRFFSKRGIIAILVILLIVSPTAAAGVKGFLLSRSVAGNPLLNTPYIQREINANRWVSYVENVERISVDILPQTEIKNMVVQDFLNENRYLIDRARVWDYVTAYVLARPQLGPRYYLISDTDLFLDPEEKKIYWATYKTIKPETPVTDNFYNRNLFYVGTDDIIIMDSNTREITNIPSKIYFGEGQLDYVYSDGLEVETVTTNSYSTNMYLAEDRATNLGDNLQTLNVDTINISGLTLFRLEGYGVWSEYASLDYVPYRSLDERNSIYLPEEFERDLDSYIVLYNNEPYFLTDYNLRLDAGTYMPYINLDYKRNVARVLTNMQTGEVLTYYVGPNDVFKDIYLEIYPWIKDGSEIPAEVRSQLRAPDDYFHYVSDAYTTYHITDPKEYIEATNFYEFDLGDNVGRYTDFIYNIIAKNPKTENYEYAAFLQMILRRAESRELTSLMYGYLDDENSEAKFYAIDISAEKITGKRITQEFLNSQYQEEFRLLAETKRQGNMILYPFTYKEKTVPLYLLSVYVQRAESVNLWDIVAIDPRSMTFGRGQTVDDALKDLFSKITVTPVTPTKPTDEKPVVTPTGEKEDLVASLIKIYIQRESLQPGSEEYKNLTEEIVSILNKLESLEG
- a CDS encoding DUF2281 domain-containing protein, translating into MSIKDLVIKEIEKTPEPILEEVFDFIVFLKNKSNIVPETAILSESSLKKDWLKPEEDDAWAYL
- a CDS encoding biotin--[acetyl-CoA-carboxylase] ligase, with product MKSKILEILEKKGSYVSGEEISKEIGISRAAIWKHIKKLRELGYEIESKTNEGYKLIKSPEKQIKFELERLLDTKIIGKKILFFEEVDSTNNKAKQIALEENEGTVVISEMQTSGRGRRGRGWYSPKGGIYVSFILKPNVSPEKASQLTLVSSLALVETLNSMNKNLNAKIKWPNDVLISGKKISGILTELSADMEKINYIVVGVGINLNTEKEILPENGTSLKIEMKEEVSIKLFLKSFLEHYDSIYQEYLNGKIDLIIGRWKDNSDTLGKNVKIIGINESFEGLAKDIDENGALILQTKEKEIKVYSGDVSLR
- a CDS encoding OB-fold nucleic acid binding domain-containing protein is translated as MIAYKMRIIDLVNGKLKKDEMGGVLLSTPFGESKEARIIGTIIDSYRNNENTYGSFTIDDGTATARLKAWSDKIELLDKFKRGEIVDIIGRVGEFQDEIYLVPDIIISATPNYWLYRELELSKRIKELMERGLSFEYTDKIDTYSSPEPVLYQKEETYEAVTEEVNISEVEEALQETEIEELMEEVSEEALTNETGKEKGDMSFYEDVDEEEIKESVYELLKTDPKISKSEISNVLSIDELDVELAIKDLVDENRIKSKEDGFEISE
- a CDS encoding Fic family protein, yielding MAFIRKKSKGNSYYYELVESKREGNKVIQKVLKYFPSLKEAEEYIKSENIALQIDYNNWLDNDLKERLENKFKTLSNLRPLSEDVLNTIKDKFEIDMSYHSNAIEGNRLTLRETWLVIRKGITISGKSLEEHLEATNHREAIELIEKIADKRENITEIDVLNLHAVILDKINPQNAGFYRRSNVFIQGSELKLPKWRDVPILMKRVYEELNNQDKGIDAIYSSVKIHYDTVRIHPFIDGNGRLARLLMNLRLMRGGFPPAILRKEERRAYYSALEKADRGDFRPLTMIIGKDVERALDLYIETFLEI
- a CDS encoding winged helix-turn-helix transcriptional regulator produces the protein MKDIDQKIIDVMKENARISITDISKITNIPDTTIHFRLKKLKNVLNYRLTLNHKKLGETYYMIEIIPETYAIDSITIKKAEDLFERLRKMEGILFAVKLKDSFMQIGKFCAIYSGNEKPKLDLPGIKVATISEIDKIWGEIALCSKS